From Ictidomys tridecemlineatus isolate mIctTri1 chromosome 2, mIctTri1.hap1, whole genome shotgun sequence, the proteins below share one genomic window:
- the Mlec gene encoding malectin isoform X2 yields the protein MLGPRVVEGAAGALLRLLLLMLLPSLREPSLGVAGVVGAGLPESVIWAVNAGGEAHVDVHGIHFRKDPLEGRVGRASDYGMKLPILRSNPEDQILYQTERYNEETFGYEVPIKEEGDYVLVLKFAEVYFAQSQQKMYQSYSLIQDWRRKKRKKKKKNMMKGLISKDRPIRTGCSLALAHPTPMPQTTAASCFPSWWPLESSFQPSSASAGCENK from the exons ATGCTGGGGCCCCGGGTGGTTGAAGGAGCCGCTGGGGCGCTTCTGCGACTGCTGCTACTGATGCTCCTGCCGTCGCTCCGGGAGCCGAGTCTCGGCGTGGCCGGCGTGGTTGGGGCCGGGCTGCCTGAGAGCGTCATTTGGGCGGTCAACGCGGGCGGAGAGGCTCATGTGGACGTACACGGGATCCACTTCCGCAAGGACCCTTTGGAAGGCCGGGTGGGCCGAG CTTCAGATTATGGCATGAAACTGCCAATTCTGCGTTCCAACCCAGAGGACCAGATCCTGTATCAAACAGAGCGGTACAATGAAGAGACCTTTGGCTATGAAGTGCCCATCAAGGAGGAGGGGGACTATGTGCTGGTGTTGAAATTTGCAGAGGTCTACTTTGCACAGTCCCAGCAGAAG ATGTACCAAAGCTACAGCCTCATCCAGGattggagaagaaagaagaggaagaagaagaagaagaatatgaTGAAGGGTCTAATCTCAAAAGACAGACCAATAAGAACCGGGTGCAGTCTGGCCCTCGCACACCCAACCCCTATGCCTCAGACAACAGCAGCCTCATGTTTCCCATCCTGGTGGCCTTTGGAGTCTTCATTCCAACCCTCTTCTGCCTCTGCCGGTTGTGAGAACAAATGA
- the Mlec gene encoding malectin isoform X1, with protein sequence MLGPRVVEGAAGALLRLLLLMLLPSLREPSLGVAGVVGAGLPESVIWAVNAGGEAHVDVHGIHFRKDPLEGRVGRASDYGMKLPILRSNPEDQILYQTERYNEETFGYEVPIKEEGDYVLVLKFAEVYFAQSQQKVFDVRLNGHVVVKDLDIFDRVGHSTAHDEIIPMSIRKGKLSVQGEVSTFTGKLYIEFVKGYYDNPKVCALYIMAGTVDDVPKLQPHPGLEKKEEEEEEEEYDEGSNLKRQTNKNRVQSGPRTPNPYASDNSSLMFPILVAFGVFIPTLFCLCRL encoded by the exons ATGCTGGGGCCCCGGGTGGTTGAAGGAGCCGCTGGGGCGCTTCTGCGACTGCTGCTACTGATGCTCCTGCCGTCGCTCCGGGAGCCGAGTCTCGGCGTGGCCGGCGTGGTTGGGGCCGGGCTGCCTGAGAGCGTCATTTGGGCGGTCAACGCGGGCGGAGAGGCTCATGTGGACGTACACGGGATCCACTTCCGCAAGGACCCTTTGGAAGGCCGGGTGGGCCGAG CTTCAGATTATGGCATGAAACTGCCAATTCTGCGTTCCAACCCAGAGGACCAGATCCTGTATCAAACAGAGCGGTACAATGAAGAGACCTTTGGCTATGAAGTGCCCATCAAGGAGGAGGGGGACTATGTGCTGGTGTTGAAATTTGCAGAGGTCTACTTTGCACAGTCCCAGCAGAAG GTATTTGATGTACGATTAAATGGCCATGTCGTAGTGAAGGATTTGGATATCTTTGATCGTGTTGGACACAGCACAGCTCACGATGAAATCATCCCTATGAGCATCAGAAAGGGGAAGCTGAGTGTACAGGGGGAAGTGTCCACCTTCACAGGGAAACTCTACATTGAGTTTGTCAAG gGGTATTATGACAATCCCAAAGTCTGTGCACTCTACATCATGGCTGGAACAGTGGATG ATGTACCAAAGCTACAGCCTCATCCAGGattggagaagaaagaagaggaagaagaagaagaagaatatgaTGAAGGGTCTAATCTCAAAAGACAGACCAATAAGAACCGGGTGCAGTCTGGCCCTCGCACACCCAACCCCTATGCCTCAGACAACAGCAGCCTCATGTTTCCCATCCTGGTGGCCTTTGGAGTCTTCATTCCAACCCTCTTCTGCCTCTGCCGGTTGTGA